In Drosophila santomea strain STO CAGO 1482 chromosome 2L, Prin_Dsan_1.1, whole genome shotgun sequence, a single window of DNA contains:
- the LOC120443759 gene encoding piezo-type mechanosensitive ion channel component isoform X8 has protein sequence MVFSYACMVLQRIVVPAVLVLAALMRPVGISFVYLLMFFVSPFVPLATRRNFKGSVTAFFIILLALSTLLLLGHITLQILAVSLTLPIYNCSFSEQLLRHIGFVSFIDLQPFAIIEWLVPEVLVFATSLGSYLTVKRVASQPVGVEQLENGEVVDGQAENEQTSSQPAATDANGGDVQQVTVTTPLQQQQQQLRKRVSMISQHIHFEGLVKISPLFCLATLFFAAVLRPSVPGGFYFLIFLLAGTYWATCQTLQRGFALLLRCVMVVLVLHSLSIVSYQTPWMQDHLNHTTLTARLIGLEPLIESYCSPDIRVFLYNNKLSLDSYLNPFALFFAYFALALTTKHLIKPRVSLRRDQRATLNEPTETTPLVRQSTRKARTPQPLESGSSVAPSVTQRGNDIQLDSLEQRSEQENTTTSILDQISYGFVSVGGFIYQNSYIFTNILMMAWSIVYHSWLTFVLLLWANVLWMIPNQRKAMMRSSPFIVLYAEALLIAQYIYGMDLNNEELPTSVPYLQTAGINLQQIGFERPIENQMRPCVPLIVKTAFVLMFWVTSRQFFKEKRDRRRDSTLADIIAPLQITVGSAGSSYLINDGKKTSKFLKKAGDVIKNLLVRLWIWLLVLVIFLCAITGENMTGFRICYMALFLFFLLVFQSSSKAWVKIMYGFWLFLIFYAMSILILIYTYQFDKFDKYWSDYLNVSATLQKDIGLKRYQTKDLFLHLVSPTIIVILTVIQVHYFHKRFIASLQQQPLAGGSAQQKPTETTALEPAPSKRRGSAGSLRRSQGPSAEAAPGATTDFETSVRDLVRISFRKIKNKSEYIFKNFKDVFWRFLELHIMKAVYIAAFVCSVSEVCVLHIIFVGFCVLGATSRKAVQVVISRLISFIVTIIVLSKMIYQIEYLSHSQHNVVCSDNRTANNAEWIGLTKADKVTGGLMSLLRTYIIYMVIVTMHAVITLRQLQMRVKIGALNAPPTKLLFPNIIRADAEKDLVGLVKYLLNFGFYKFGIEISLIALVSTITYRQDIVAVVYALWLVVLLLLRRSQCAKIWGVFQAFFAISILTQYIVLVGLPPSSCLVYPWDEGPFGEGIQRWTMLPGTLHFNHVPKLIFDFIVLVILNRQKSIFCIEQRYASNDDYPGGSNRSVIADIAQLGRVPFDNPTHDFCSYIRNYSDILKNGVLCGFYWFTLAVVFLAGTNIADLLALGYLIGAFIFLWQGSDFYLRPIHTIIFRWKWLLAFNVANILIKTSFQMAGCLFMTQLTKDCCWLVHMLGITCTSNVLTEQIMLPEEAELTLKPGECPKITHQVVLLWDTICFAFIIFQLRIFKSHYFCHIITDTKANNILASRGADIIESLRHKQIAHRHDHEKQVLHKIKRKMERIRATQQKMLRPLDKQTHFDEHGYPLPAPTVRRRKEIKLHPHATRAGDYYMFEEMDDKFELDLIHDEIDFLEEENITESEMKMQRRKTLYDLLPASGLTRYIYLNPQKSKDAPTGEFPSTSKGISKERDAATASSSASPAPTRDVGDLPVIPPPLTGLGREQTSKETSDSKSKMEVDSGEVTAKDSDEDFDTNPIIRLLEGFLVTLTIRLNRFSRNYRFVNRILAGEKKTLKESSSLNRLGLSSAAAMFHFLKSNLESDESVPPASSSTPRRVVIAPPNATEHSDPTSTTLNTNTTTTPLSPPEPLQPLKPTTTSTPQQQHQHNRAAEEIIELPVDTVDGVTYRKQSINSSPPAKGTMLSRKSDCGLPEIRIKAPSVERGAHYYHNHHSGGGSGSLSKHWSYEQVDSAGEFNLEEENFAQRDHHIIVEVLISSWYALLANTDLICYIVVFINQVVNASLISLPLPIMVFLWGTLSLPRPTKTFWVTLIAYTQAIVLIKCIFQFKLIWSNYHQLPNQPLTPAKIFGVENKAHYAIYDLILLLVLFLHRYLLKSQGLWKSGYKDTDNQFTKPTASIDERDDSDNLSQPDSRQLNDDAAQKLSLQVSQASLPGSPEFSKTGINQLERTKYTSSLYKFFFSLVHKSRLATDVYALMFLCDFVNFFVLLFGFTAFGTQQTESDEGVQTYLAENKVPIPFLIMLLVQFLLIVIDRALYLRKALVNKIIFHFFSVIGIHIWMFFVVPAVTERTFNSLAPPIIFYVIKCFYMLLSSYQIKSGYPKRILGNFFTKGFSMVNMIAFKVYMQIPFLYELRTILDWVCIDSTMTIFDWLKMEDIFSNIYLIRCTRQSETDFPAMRAQKKASLSKLIMGGTVVLLIVICIWGPLCLFALGNAVGTSNVPFHVSLSIRIGPYDPIYTTNNYDSIFEINPEMYSQMTNAYIKEKQALTFIAGYDATDVAAVRLAGNSPSLWNIAPPDRQRLLNDLRNNHTLKARFSYSLTRKAPAKGLKENVGDEHAISLDESFEGRAALIHMLSETHDVEPIHSNGTTNGTTPEVEEVVVIPGMIPKFIKVLNSGDAAVVSVLSQKHYDYRPLVIKMHRDNETNGLWWEIRDFCNDTFYNETLSKFAYSNCTSGIVMYTFNDKKFPSTFSFLTAGGIIGLYTTFVLLASRFMKSFIGGQNRKIMFEDLPYVDRVLQLCLDIYLVREALEFALEEDLFAKLLFLYRSPETLIKWTRPKEEYVDDDGDTDSIPSRMSVRRPEQLQPQQPQ, from the exons ATGGTCTTCAGCTATGCGTGCATGGTGCTCCAGCGCATCGTGGTGCCAGCGGTCCTGGTACTCG CTGCCCTGATGCGACCAGTGGGCATATCCTTTGTGTACCTTCTGATGTTCTTCGTGTCGCCCTTTGTCCCGCTGGCCACGCGACGCAACTTCAAAGGATCTGTGACTGCCTTCTTCATCATCCTGCTGGCGCTGAGCACGCTGCTCCTCTTGGGTCACATAACGCTCCAGATTCTGGCGGTCAGCCTCACGCTGCCCATCTACAACTGCTCGTTCAGTGAGCAACTGCTGCGACACATTGGCTTTGTGAGCTTCATTGATCTACA GCCATTTGCCATCATTGAATGGCTGGTGCCCGAGGTGCTGGTATTCGCCACCTCACTGGGATCGTATCTCACTGTGAAGCGAGTGGCCTCTCAGCCCGTCGGCGTCGAGCAGCTGGAAAACGGCGAAGTGGTCGATGGCCAGGCGGAAAACGAGCAGACATCTTCTCAGCCTGCTGCCACAGATGCCAATGGTGGAGATGTGCAACAGGTCACGGTCACCACGccactgcagcaacagcagcagcagctgaggAAGCGAGTGTCCATGATCAGTCAGCACATTCACTTTGAGGGATTGGTCAAGATCT CTCCTCTGTTCTGCCTGGCCACGCTATTCTTTGCGGCCGTGCTGCGTCCCTCGGTGCCTGGCGGATTTTACTTTCTCATTTTCCTGCTGGCCGGCACCTACTGGGCAACATGCCAGACGCTGCAACG GGGCTTTGCATTGTTGCTGCGCTGCGTGATGGTCGTCCTCGTGCTGCACTCCCTGTCCATTGTATCCTACCAGACGCCATGGATGCAGGACCACCTCAATCATACCACCCTGACAGCCCG TTTGATTGGACTGGAACCGCTTATTGAATCCTACTGCTCGCCGGATATACGTGTCTTTCTGTACAATAATAAGCTGTCCCTGGACTCGTATCTCAATCCCTTTGCGTTGTTCTTTGCCTACTTCGCACTGGCCCTGACCACCAAGCATCTCATTAAGCCACGG GTTTCTTTGCGCCGTGATCAGCGTGCAACGTTGAATGAACCGACTGAGACGACGCCT TTGGTGCGGCAAAGCACGCGCAAGGCACGCACACCCCAACCGCTGGAAAGTGGATCCTCGGTGGCGCCCAGTGTCACTCAGCGGGGCAACGACATACAGCTGGACTCGTTGGAACAGCGATCGGAGCAGGAGAACACCACCACATCCATACTGGATCAGATTTCGTATGGCTTCGTCAGCGTGGGAGGATTCATATATCAGAACAGCTATATATTCACCAACATTCTTATGATG GCCTGGTCCATAGTGTATCACAGTTGGCTGACTTttgtgctgttgctgtgggCCAACGTGCTGTGGATGATTCCTAACCAGAGGAAGGCCATGATGCGGTCCAGTCCCTTCATAGTCCTATATGCTGAGGCCCTTTTGATTGCCCAATACATATACGGCATGGATCTCAACAACGAAGAACTGCCCACGAGCGTTCCA TATTTGCAGACTGCGGGCATTAACCTGCAACAAATTGGCTTCGAACGACCAATCGAAAACCAAATGCGGCCATGTGTGCCGCTGATCGTAAAGACAGCCTTTGTGCTAATGTTTTGGGTGACATCGCGGCAGTTCTTTAAGGAGAAGCGTGATCGCCGAAGGGACAGCACACTGGCGGATATCATTGCCCCACTGCAGATCACTGTGGGATCGGCTGGCTCCAGCTACCTCATCAACGATGGCAAGAAGACCTCAAAGTTCCTAAAGAAGGCCGGCGATGTGATCAAGAATCTACTGGTGCGTCTGTGGATCTGGCTACTGGTGCTGGTTATCTTCCTCTGCGCCATCACTGGCGAGAACATGACCGGCTTCCGCATCTGCTACATGGCCCTGTTCCTATTCTTCTTGCTAGTCTTTCAATCGTCGTCCAAGGCATGGGTTAAGATTATGTACGGCTTCTGGCTGTTTTTGATCTTCTATGCCATGTCCATACTTATATTGATCTACACATATCAATTCGACAAGTTCGACAAGTACTGGAGCGACTATCTCAATGTGTCCGCGACGCT GCAAAAGGACATCGGGCTTAAGCGCTACCAGACCAAGGATCTGTTCCTTCATTTGGTCTCACCGACGATTATTGTGATCCTGACCGTCATCCAAGTGCACTACTTCCACAAGCGCTTCATCGCCTcattgcaacagcagccgtTGGCTGGCGGATCGGCACAGCAGAAACCCACGGAGACAACTGCCTTGGAACCGGCGCCATCAAAGCGACGTGGCAGCGCCGGTTCACTGCGTAGATCCCAGGGTCCATCGGCGGAGGCTGCTCCAGGAGCCACCACCGATTTCGAGACATCTGTGCGAGACTTGGTGCGCATTTCGTTCCGCAAGATCAAAAACAAGTCGGAGTACATTTTCAAGAACTTCAAGGATGTCTTCTGGCGCTTCCTGGAGCTGCACATCATGAAGGCTGTGTATATCGCAGCCTTCGTGTGCAGTGTCAGCGAAGTCTGCGTACTGCACATTATCTTTGTGGGTTTCTGTGTGCTGGGCGCCACCTCGCGCAAGGCCGTCCAGGTGGTGATCAGCCGCCTCATCTCGTTCATTGTCACCATCATAGTTCTGTCCAAGATGATCTACCAGATCGAGTACTTAAGTCACTCGCAGCACAACGTGGTTTGT TCTGACAACCGGACGGCCAACAATGCGGAGTGGATTGGTCTCACCAAGGCCGACAAGGTGACGGGCGGACTGATGAGCCTGTTGCGCACCTACATCATCTACATGGTTATTGTGACCATGCACGCAGTGATCACCTTGCGGCAGCTTCAAATGCGCGTGAAGATTGGAGCACTGAATGCTCCACCCACCAAGCTGCTGTTCCCCAATATTATTCGAGCTGATGCTGAGAAGGATCTGGTGGGACTGGTCAAGTATCTCCTCAACTTTGGCTTCTACAAATTTGGCATTGAGATATCGCTTATCGCCCTGGTCTCCACCATCACATATCGCCAGGATATTGTGGCCGTAGTCTATGCTCTGTGGCTGGTGGTGCTTTTGCTTCTGAGGAGATCCCAGTGCGCCAAAATATGGGGCGTGTTTCAGGCATTCTTTGCCATCTCCATACTGACACAGTACATAGTGCTGGTCGGACTGCCGCCGAGCTCATGTCTGG TTTATCCTTGGGATGAAGGTCCCTTTGGCGAGGGCATACAACGCTGGACGATGCTGCCAGGAACCTTGCACTTCAATCACGTGCCCAAGCTAATCTTCGACTTCATTGTCTTGGTCATTCTAAACCGACAGAAGAGTATCTTCTGCATCGAACAGCGTTATGCCAGTAACGACGACTATCCGGGTGGCAGCAATCGCAGTGTGATCGCCGATATTGCTCAGCTAGGTCGCGTTCCCTTCGACAATCCCACCCACGACTTTTGCTCTTACATACGGAACTATTCGGACATCCTCAAGAATGGAGTGTTGTGCGGCTTCTACTGGTTTACTCTGGCAGTTGTGTTCTTGGCCGGCACCAATATTGCAGATCTACTGGCCCTGGGTTATCTGATCGGAGCGTTTATCTTCCTGTGGCAGGGATCTGATTTCTATCTGCGTCCCATACACACCATCATCTTTCGCTGGAAGTGGCTGCTGGCATTCAATGTGGCCAACATACTCATCAAGACGTCCTTCCAGATGGCCGGCTGTTTGTTCATGACACAACTGACCAAAGACTGCTGCTGGCTGGTGCACATGCTCGGCATCACCTGTACGAGCAATGTGCTTACAGAGCAAATAATGCTGCCGGAGGAGGCAGAGTTAACGCTGAAGCCAGGCGAATGTCCTAAGATCACCCACCAGGTGGTCCTCCTGTGGGACACGATTTGCTTTGCCTTCATCATCTTCCAGCTGCGCATCTTCAAGTCGCACTACTTCTGTCACATCATAACGGacacaaaagcaaacaacatcCTGGCCTCAAG AGGAGCCGACATCATTGAGAGCCTACGACACAAGCAGATTGCCCATCGCCACGACCATGAAAAGCAGGTGCTACACAAGATCAAGCGAAAGATGGAGCGCATCCGAGCCACGCAGCAGAAGATGCTTCGACCCTTGGACAAACAAACCCACTTTGACG AACATGGTTATCCACTTCCTGCACCAACAGTACGCAGAAGgaaggaaattaaattacatcCACATG CTACCCGTGCTGGTGACTACTACATGTTCGAGGAGATGGACGATAAGTTTGAGCTTGACTTGATACACGACGAGATTGACTTCCTCGAGGAGGAGAACATCACCGAGAGCGAGATGAAGATGCAGCGACGCAAGACGCTCTACGAT CTGTTACCAGCCAGTGGACTAACTCGCTATATTTATTTGAACCCACAGAAGTCGAAGGACGCACCCACTGGCGAGTTTCCCTCCACCAGCAAGGGTATTTCCAAGGAACGCGATGCCGCGACAGCTTCTAGTTCGGCCTCTCCAGCGCCAACTAGGGATGTGGGTGATCTGCCCGTAATTCCGCCACCTTTGACTGGCCTGGGACGCGAGCAAACCTCCAAGGAGACCTCCGATAGCAAGTCTAAAATGGAAGTGGACAGCGGAGAGGTGACGGCCAAGGATTCGGATGAGGACTTTGATACAAATCCAATTATCAGGCTGCTCGAGGGCTTCTTGGTCACGCTGACCATAAGACTGAACCGCTTCTCGCGCAACTATCGCTTTGTAAATCGCATCCTGGCCGGCGAAAAGAAGACCCTGAAG GAGTCCAGCTCGTTGAATCGTCTGGGGCTGTCCAGTGCCGCTGCCATGTTCCACTTCCTCAAGTCCAATCTCGAGAG CGATGAAAGTGTCCCGCCCGCCTCCTCATCCACTCCACGGCGGGTGGTGATCGCACCACCGAATGCCACCGAGCACTCAGACCCCACCAGCACCACACTGAACACGAACACGACAACCACACCGCTATCACCACCAGAACCACTGCAACCACTGAAACCAACTACAACCAGTAcaccacagcaacagcatcagcataATCGCGCTGCCGAAGAAATCATCGAACTGCCTGTAGATACTGTTGATGGAGTCACCTATAG aAAACAATCAATCAATTCATCGCCGCCAGCAAAGGG CACGATGCTCAGTCGAAAATCGGATTGTGGCCTGCCAGAGATCCGAATTAAAGCGCCATCTGTCGAGCGCGGTGCACACTATTACCATAATCATCACAGCGGCGGTGGCTCAGGATCCTTGAGCAAACACTGGTCCTACGAGCAGGTGGACAG CGCGGGTGAATTCAATCTGGAGGAGGAGAACTTTGCCCAGAGGGATCATCATATCATTGTCGAGGTGCTGATCTCCTCGTGGTATGCCTTATTGGCCAACACGGATCTCATCTGCTACATTGTGGTGTTCATCAATCAG gTGGTCAATGCCAGTCTTAtttcgctgccgctgcccaTAATGGTCTTTTTGTGGGGAACACTGTCTCTGCCACGTCCCACTAAAACCTTCTGGGTCACCTTGATTGCCTACACCCAGGCCATCGTGCTGATCAAGTGCATCTTCCAGTTTAAACTGATCTGGTCCAATTACCACCAACTGCCCAATCAGCCGCTGACACCTGCCAAAATATTCGGCGTGGAGAACAAGGCCCACTATGCGATTTACGATCTGATCCTTTTGCTGGTTCTATTCCTGCATCGCTATCTGCTTAAGTCACAAGGCCTGTGGAAATCGGGCTACAAGGACACGGACAACCAGTTCACCAAACCCACCGCTAGCAT TGATGAACGCGACGATAGCGACAACTTATCACAACCGGATTCCCGCCAGCTAAACGATGATGCTGCTCAGAAGCTGAGTCTTCAAGTGAGTCAGGCTTCCTTGCCAGGATCGCCTGAATTCAGCAAGACTGGCATCAATCAGCTTGA GCGCACCAAGTACACCTCATcattatacaaatttttctTCAGTTTGGTTCACAAATCCCGTCTAGCCACAGATGTATATGCTCTGATGTTCCTCTGCGATTTTGTGAACTTCTTTGTGCTTCTGTTCGGCTTCACTGCATTTGGA ACTCAGCAAACGGAAAGTGACGAAGGTGTGCAGACATATCTCGCGGAGAACAAAGTGCCCATACCATTCCTGATTATGTTACTGGTTCAGTTCCTGCTCATCGTCATTGATCGAGCCTTGTACCTGCGCAAAGCCCTGGTGAACAAGATCATCTTCCACTTCTTTTCGGTTATCGGAATACACATCTGGATGTTCTTCGTTGTGCCTGCAGTTACGGAACGCACTTTCAACTCCCTCGCACCTCCAATAATATTCTACGTGATAAAGTGCTTTTACATGCTGCTCAGCTCTTATCAAATCAAATCCGGTTACCCCAAGCGCATTCTGGGCAATTTCTTCACCAAGGGATTCTCGATGGTCAATATGATTGCCTTTAAGGTGTACATGCAGATTCCATTCCTGTACGAGCTGCGAACAATATTAGACTGGGTGTGCATTGACAGCACAATGACCATTTTTGACTGGCTGAAGATGGAGGACATTTTCTCGAATATATACCTAATCCGGTGCACCCGGCAGTCAGAGACAGATTTTCCAGCTATGAGAGCTCAGAAGAAAGCCTCACTTTCCAAGCTCATAATGGGTGGCACCGTCGTCCTCCTGATAGTGATTTGCATTTGGGGGCCACTGTGTTTGTTTGCCCTTGGCAACGCGGTGGGCACCTCGAATGTGCCCTTTCATGTGTCGCTATCAATACGAATCGGACCCTATGATCCCATCTACACAACGAACAACTACGACAGTATCTTTGAGATCAATCCTGAGATGTATTCTCAGATGACTAATGCATACATTAAGGAGAAACAGGCTTTGACGTTTATCGCTGGTTATGATGCAACGGATGTGGCTGCGGTTAGACTAGCTGGCAATTCGCCTTCCCTGTGGAACATAGCACCGCCAGATAGGCAGCGATTACTAAATGATTTAAGAAACA ATCACACACTGAAGGCGCGGTTCTCTTATTCTCTCACCCGGAAGGCTCCTGCCAAGGGGCTAAAGGAAAATGTGGGGGACGAGCATGCCATATCCCTGGATGAGTCCTTTGAGGGACGAGCAGCACTCATTCATATGCTAAGTGAAACCCATGACGTTGAGCCAATTCACAGCAATGGCACAACAAATGGTACCACACCCGAAGTCGAAGAAGTGGTGGTGATACCCGGTATGATACCCAAGTTTATCAAGGTTCTCAATTCGGGCGACGCTGCGGTGGTAAGTGTGTTGAGCCAAAAACACTACGACTACCGACCGCTGGTTATCAAAATGCATCGCGACAACGAGACCAATGGATTGTGGTGGGAGATTCGGGACTTCTGCAACGATACCTTCTACAACGAAACTCTGTCGAAGTTTGCATACAGCAACTGTACTTCAGGGATTGTGATGTACACGTTCAACGATAAAAAGTTCCCATCCACGTTCAGTTTCCTCACAGCGGGAGG CATCATTGGCCTGTATACCACCTTTGTGTTATTGGCCTCGCGCTTTATGAAGTCCTTTATTGGTGGGCAAAACAGAAAGATAATGTTTGAGGATCTGCCATACGTTGATAGAGTGCTGCAGCTCTGTCTGGACATTTATCTG GTACGGGAGGCATTGGAATTCGCGCTGGAAGAAGACCTGTTTGCCAAATTACTCTTCCTATACCGATCGCCCGAAACGCTAATCAAGTGGACCCGTCCCAAGGAGGAGTACGTGGACGATGACGGTGACACCGACTCGATTCCCAGTCGAATGAGCGTGCGCCGGCCCGAGCAGCTGCAGCCACAGCAACCGCAATAA